The nucleotide sequence GTCTGTAACAACATTCAGTAGTGACGAAGAAGCAATGGAAATCGCAAATGATACATTGTACGGGCTAGGTGCTGGTATTTGGTCGCGCGACATTAATACTGCATACCGCTTTGGCCGCGGCATTCAAGCTGGTCGTGTCTGGACAAACTGCTATCACACATACCCGGCACATGCCGCATTCGGAGGATATAAGAAATCGGGTATTGGCCGCGAAAACCATAAGATGATGCTTGATCATTATCAGCAAACGAAAAACCTTCTTGTCAGCTATAGTCCTAAAGCGATGGGCTTCTTCTAAAATCACCGAATTGAGGTGAAACAATGAGTGAAGTAAAGCGTGTGCTTGCAACAGATGAAGCACTCAAATTAATCGAACGGTTGAAAGATAAGCATGGTCCATTACTCTTTCATCAATCAGGCGGCTGTTGTGACGGAAGCTCACCGATGTGCTACCCGAAAGATGATTTTCTTACAGGCACAAATGACATTTATTTAGGTGAGATTGGTGATTGTCCTTTCTATATTGGTAAGGATCAATATGAATACTGGAAACACACACAGCTGATTATTGATGTTGTTGATGGAAGAGGGGGCATGTTTTCACTAGAAGGACCTGAAGGAAAACGTTTCTTAACACGTTCAAAAGTATTTACCCAAGAGGAAATTGACCAGATGAAAGAGGAATAACAGAAAGAAGGCACCTGAACCTAGGTGCCTTCTTTCTGTTATTGAAGTTCTTCATCTTTAATATAAGCAAGCGGCATTAAAATTGCTTTCGCATCGAGTTCAGCAAGTGGTTCGCCTTTTTTTCACTTTATGCGGAAGATTTGGATTAGCAAGCGCTCCTTTTGCAACACTTACAAAGTCCGCTGCACCTGAACGAATAAGTCGGACAGCTTTTTCAACATCCTCTAATTGACCATTTGCAATAACAGGGACACTGCTGTATACTTCTGCAGCTTTAGCTAAGCTCATCGTTCCTTCACCAAAACTACTTTGCTCACCATCTGCATCCGTTACATGCAAATAATCGATACCACTCTTCCCGAGCATTTCAAAGACGTCTTTCGCTTCTGTCTCTCCGCCTGCCCACTTATGTTCGGCATCATTTACTTTCCCTTGTGAAATTCGAATGCCCACAGGAAACTCTGCTCCAACCGCTTCTTTTACGGTTTGGACAACTTCTATCATAGGTTGTAAACGCTTTGTGATATTACCACCATATTGGTCATCGCGTTCATTTGTATAATCTGTTAAAAATTCATCTAATAGATACCCATTCGCGCCATGAATTTCCACGCCATCAAACCCCGCTGCTTGCGCACGCTTTGCAGCCTCTGCAAAGCTATTGATAACATCATGGATGTCATCAATTGTCATTTCTCGTGGTGTTGGGAACTCCCCTTTTCCACCATAAAATGCTAACTGCTCACCTTTTGGTTTTACTGCTGAAGGCGCTACGGTTTCATTTGTGTAGCGATTATATTGGACGAGTGCTCCTGCATGCATTAGTTGAGCGAAAATTTTACTTCCATGCTGATGGACAGCCTTTACAATCGGTTCCCAGGCTTTTTCTTGCTCACTATCGGCCAAACCAGGCTGGTTCTTATACCCTTGGCTATACGTTTTATCGATATACGTACCTTCTGTGATGATAAGCCCGAATCCGCCTTTCGCGTAACGTACATAATAATCCTTCATACGGTCGTTTGCCCTACCATCATCTTCAGCACTAATCCGTGTCATCGGCGCTACGACATAACGATTATCCACGTTAATTTCATTAACCTGTGCACTTGTAAATAATTTTTCGCTATCTATCACTGAAGACACCCCTTTAAAAATACAATTACCTATACGTATGTCTTTAACCTAAAAAATTACTCA is from Bacillus tianshenii and encodes:
- a CDS encoding DUF779 domain-containing protein, whose protein sequence is MSEVKRVLATDEALKLIERLKDKHGPLLFHQSGGCCDGSSPMCYPKDDFLTGTNDIYLGEIGDCPFYIGKDQYEYWKHTQLIIDVVDGRGGMFSLEGPEGKRFLTRSKVFTQEEIDQMKEE